The following coding sequences are from one Musa acuminata AAA Group cultivar baxijiao chromosome BXJ1-6, Cavendish_Baxijiao_AAA, whole genome shotgun sequence window:
- the LOC135676661 gene encoding protein trichome birefringence-like 26, with amino-acid sequence MANGWEVDAEEEPRISHGERLFNLLLILLGSALLIAFSCHLLFPYVTPDSFSSEKEECDLFSGKWIHDASGPAYSNTSCSFISYPQDCLTNGRPDTGYLYWRWKPYDCNLSLMDARKFLNIMRNKSLAFIGDSICRNQTESLLCLLSKVEEALLVYHDENFQSKTWYLPSHNVTLGLIWAPFVIKSTEDSSKNDIQLYLDVLDDTWTSQYQKYNYIVLSGGQWFLKETIFWENNTVVGCHYCTGKSLRELGTDYSYRRALRLVFHFMNMSEHKPLIVLRTWTPSHFEHGQGNSEGVCNRRKPYREREYTADPADAIMRTVEVEEFQEGLKNGLRLVLLDTYHLALLRPDGHPGPYREFHPDISKKLQNDCLHWCLPVPIDTWNELLMTILMSEEELKSTLCTNWMIVPL; translated from the exons ATGGCCAATGGGTGGGAGGTGGACGCCGAAGAAGAGCCTCGTATCTCCCACGGTGAAAGGTTGTTCAACTTGCTCCTCATTCTCTTGGGGTCCGCGTTGCTCATAGCTTTCTCCTGTCACCTTCTCTTCCCCTACGTGACCCCTGACAGCTTCTCTTCTGAGAAAG AAGAATGCGATCTTTTTTCTGGCAAATGGATTCACGATGCTTCAGGTCCAGCTTACAGTAACACAAGCTGCAGTTTCATATCTTATCCTCAAGACTGTTTGACAAATGGTCGGCCTGATACTGGCTACCTTTACTGGAGATGGAAACCATATGATTGTAATTTATCTTTGATGGACGCAAGGAAGTTCTTGAATATTATGAGAAACAAATCTTTAGCATTTATTGGCGATTCAATTTGCCGCAACCAGACGGAGTCATTGCTTTGCCTTCTCTCAAAG GTCGAAGAAGCTCTTCTGGTCTATCATGATGAAAATTTTCAATCCAAAACATGGTACCTCCCTTCGCACAACGTCACGCTAGGACTGATCTGGGCTCCTTTTGTGATCAAATCTACTGAAGATAGTTCCAAGAATGATATACAGCTTTATCTTGATGTCCTCGATGATACTTGGACTAGCCAATATCAAAAGTACAACTATATAGTGTTGTCCGGTGGACAGTGGTTCCTCAAAGAAACCATATTTTGGGAGAACAACACAGTTGTTGGCTGCCACTACTGCACAGGGAAGAGCCTGAGGGAACTTGGAACGGACTACTCTTATCGCAGAGCACTTCGGTTAGTCTTCCACTTCATGAACATGTCAGAACACAAGCCCCTCATAGTTTTGAGAACCTGGACTCCGAGCCACTTTGAGCATGGGCAAGGGAACAGTGAGGGGGTGTGCAACAGAAGAAAACCGTACAGAGAGCGTGAGTATACTGCTGATCCAGCGGATGCAATAATGAGAACTGTGGAGGTAGAGGAGTTCCAGGAAGGATTGAAGAACGGCCTGCGGCTTGTGCTCCTTGATACTTACCATCTTGCACTGCTGAGACCCGACGGCCATCCAGGACCATACAGAGAGTTCCACCCTGACATCAGCAAGAAGCTCCAGAATGACTGTCTTCACTGGTGCTTGCCTGTGCCAATTGATACCTGGAATGAATTGCTTATGACGATTCTGATGAGTGAGGAAGAACTGAAGTCTACTCTCTGTACAAATTGGATGATTGTACCACTTTGA